One window of Nymphaea colorata isolate Beijing-Zhang1983 chromosome 1, ASM883128v2, whole genome shotgun sequence genomic DNA carries:
- the LOC116245642 gene encoding protein CHUP1, chloroplastic-like yields the protein MFYSKSKSWSRWPDQSANGKSGVACISGDEAVYSIHKHLDLSHMTSSIRENEEQPMNLQEEIKEPICSNEGEDNDAVLLEEVPEETDPLEQEIESLKNQVFDLQQSKQELERQLLLYNGLKEQDSVKLNELQRVVDAKTAQIEVLGKKIESLEGENRRLEGLAAERAMLKAEMESARMKMKGTRSKIRKSWGKKKEVMTKLLQQMAAQRAREAEMHSREAEMKMIIEGLHGEIEELKRTNVELLSNKNELMKKLDSIVEAIATEREAAEKANEEANRLKIANAKLSKQIEMYRNDRRTDIEELIYLRWINACLKYELQKRHNSKDQKSPSMKHEKGENIVVELGLDEKCTGYDSDCSSTETFESIVIDAGTERGPKKSRPKLLHRIKGWVKNNDERTNKVQDENQSSNLADEKVKVRSSRPRNLLFYCGELDCASEMKVIPRSANLLMKTTFF from the exons ATGTTTTACTCCAAGTCCAAGAGCTGGAGCAGATGGCCTGACCAATCTGCTAATGGAAAATCAG GCGTAGCCTGCATCAGCGGTGATGAAGCAGTTTATAGTATCCACAAACATCTTGATCTTTCTCACATGACCAGTTCAATAAGAGAGAATGAA GAACAACCAATGAATTTGCAGGAGGAAATCAAGGAACCCATCTGCTCAAATGAAGGTGAGGACAACGATGCAGTCCTCCTCGAGGAGGTTCCCGAGGAAACAGACCCACTGGAGCAAGAAATCGAGAGCTTAAAGAACCAGGTTTTCGATCTGCAACAGAGCAAGCAGGAGCTAGAGAGGCAGTTGCTCCTGTACAATGGCCTAAAAGAGCAGGACTCGGTGAAGCTGAACGAGCTTCAACGTGTGGTAGACGCAAAGACCGCACAGATTGAGGTTCTCGGCAAGAAGATCGAATCCCTCGAAGGCGAGAATCGCCGGCTTGAGGGCCTCGCTGCCGAGAGGGCGATGCTTAAGGCCGAGATGGAGTCAGCGAGGATGAAGATGAAGGGAACTCGGAGCAAGATAAGAAAGAGCTggggaaagaagaaggaagtaATGACGAAGCTGCTGCAGCAGATGGCTGCTCAGAGAGCAAGAGAAGCTGAGATGCACAGCAGGGAGGCTGAGATGAAGATGATCATAGAAGGCTTGCATGGTGAGATTGAAGAGCTGAAGAGAACTAACGTGGAATTGTTGAGCAACAAAAATGAACTAATGAAGAAACTCGATTCCATCGTCGAAGCCATAGCCACTGAG AGGGAAGCAGCAGAGAAGGCCAATGAAGAAGCAAACAGATTGAAGATCGCTAACGCGAAGCTGTCCAAGCAGATCGAGATGTACAGAAACGACCGCAGAACTGATATAGAGGAGCTGATATACCTTCGCTGGATCAACGCCTGCTTAAAATACGAGTTGCAGAAGAGACACAACTCCAAAGATCAGAAGAGTCCGAGCATGAAGCATGAGAAGGGAGAGAATATAGTGGTGGAGCTTGGATTGGACGAGAAGTGCACGGGCTATGATTCGGACTGTTCATCAACAGAGACGTTTGAATCAATCGTAATAGATGCTGGGACAGAGAGAGGGCCCAAGAAATCGAGGCCAAAGTTACTCCACAGGATCAAGGGATGGGTGAAGAACAACGATGAGAGAACCAACAAAGTGCAAGATGAAAACCAGAGTAGCAACTTAGCGGATGAGAAGGTGAAAGTTAGATCCTCGCGACCTCGTAATCTATTGTTTTACTGTGGGGAACTGGACTGTGCCTCAGAGATGAAGGTGATCCCAAGATCTGCAAATTTGCTTATGAAAACTACCTTTTTTTGA